Proteins from a genomic interval of Drosophila melanogaster chromosome 2R:
- the CG2765 gene encoding uncharacterized protein, isoform F: MEKFVKTVNIMDDTILVPCRLMDRQIGDSTDIIPATGKDSTANQLTQTSSAHGKRGAAHSKNVQDFLSASELFNLYNMLNSLKKDLLWTANQEDDDQQHSEQQLNASTSSTSSCNPSESKTEFNSGSPSTTASGSVKGHVRRTSTASMMSTNSVSNMSDSDSDISQENDSGLESDGNKSDNAQSSDGSDIVDVAKSKPGSGDKATELAKRCRRHLNGLYQCLEQMTEAANYLTARYQSDIGPV, encoded by the exons ATGGAAAAGTTTGTAAAGACTGTCAACATTATGGACGACACCATACTGGTGCCATGCAGGCTCATGGATCGGCAG ATCGGCGACAGCACTGACATCATCCCAGCAACCGGCAAGGACTCGACCGCCAACCAGCTGACACAGACCTCCAGTGCCCACGGCAAGCGGGGAGCGGCGCATTCAAAAAATGTCCAAGACTTTCTCAGCGCCTCCGAGCTGTTCAATCTGTACAACATGCTGAACTCCCTGAAAAAAGATCTGCTTTGGACCGCCAACCAGGAGGACGACGACCAGCAGCACTCCGAACAGCAGCTCAACGCCAGTACCAGTTCCACTTCGAGCTGCAATCCCAGCGAGAGCAAGACTGAATTCAACAGCGGCAGTCCAAGCACAACCGCATCCGGAAGTGTCAAGGGTCATGTGCGCCGTACCTCTACCGCATCCATGATGTCCACCAACTCGGTGAGCAACATGAGTGACTCTGACTCGGACATATCGCAGGAAAACGACTCGGGGCTAGAGTCCGATGGCAACAAGAGCGACAACGCCCAAAGCAGCGACGGCAGCGACATTGTAGACGTCGCCAAATCGAAGCCGGGCTCGGGGGACAAGGCCACGGAGCTGGCCAAGCGCTGCCGGAGGCATCTTAACGGTCTGTACCAGTGCCTGGAACAAATGACAGAGGCGGCCAACTACCTGACCGCCAGATACCAAAGTGATATTGGGCCCGTCTAG